The following proteins come from a genomic window of Ictidomys tridecemlineatus isolate mIctTri1 chromosome 9, mIctTri1.hap1, whole genome shotgun sequence:
- the LOC144366836 gene encoding small ribosomal subunit protein uS5m-like has product MGYGVVLGSAPPAEGWGPRFDEEPLGRRRTGCPGGRRRGSRFSMAAAVRAAGRLPALCGVWTGHFWCRQLSLNTFPTASVLALKTTFSNGPLSLQGTRDSRHFTSLSHALQTQCCISPPTSRSGQQYRPYSFFTKLTADELWKGALAETGAGARKGRGKRSKKKRRKDLNRGQVIGEGRYGFLWPGLNAPLMRNGAVQTIAQRSKEEQEQVAADMLQQREEWDRKRRMKVKRERGWSGNTWGGLSLGPPDPGPNGETYEDFDTRILEVRNVFNMTAKEGRKRSVRVLVAVGNGQGAAGFAIGKATERVDAFRKAKNKAIHYLHYIERYEDHTIFHDISLRYKRTHIKMKKQPRGYGLHCHRAIITICRLIGIKDMYAKVSGSVNMLNLTRGLFHGLSRQETHQQLADKKGLHVVEFREECGPLPILVASPRGALRKDPEPEEEVPDIRLDWEEVKAAQGMKRSIWSGLKRAST; this is encoded by the exons ATGGGCTATGGCGTGGTCCTTGGGTCTGCACCTCCAGCCGAGGGCTGGGGCCCGCGGTTTGATGAGGAGCCTCTCGGCAGGCGAAGGACCGGCTGCCCCGGAGGGAGGAGGCGGGGCTCGCGCTTCAGCATGGCGGCGGCGGTGCGCGCTGCGGGCCGCCTGCCTGCGCTGTGCGGTGTGTGGACCG gtCATTTCTGGTGCAGGCAGCTTTCCCTGAACACCTTTCCAACAGCTTCTGTTTTGGCGCTGAAGACCActttcagcaatg GCCCTTTGTCACTGCAGGGAACCAGAGACAGCCGACACTTCACCAGCTTGAGCCATGCGCTACAGACACAGTGCTGTATCTCTCCTCCCACCAGCCGGTCAGGCCAGCAGTACAGACCCTACAGCTTCTTCACTAAAT TGACAGCAGATGAGCTCTGGAAAGGTGCTTTAGCAGAGACTGGTGCTGgggcaagaaaaggaagaggcaaaagaagcaaaaaaaagagaaggaaggatctGAACAGGGGTCAGGTCATTGGTGAAG GGCGCTACGGCTTCTTGTGGCCGGGTCTGAATGCCCCTCTCATGAGAAATGGAGCCGTGCAGACCATTGCCCAGAGgagcaaggaggagcaggagcaggtggcGGCTGACATGCTCCAGCAGAGGGAAGAGTGGGACCGGAAGCGGAGGATGAAAGTGAAGCGGGAGCGAGGCTGGAGCGGGAACACATGGGGTGGCCTCAGTCTTGGTCCCCCGGACCCTGGACCCAATGGAG AGACCTATGAGGACTTTGATACCAGGATACTCGAG GtcagaaatgttttcaatatgacagccaaagagggaaggaagagatcaGTCCGTGTCCTGGTGGCTGTGGGGAATGggcagggagctgcag gtTTTGCCATTGGGAAGGCCACTGAGCGGGTGGATGCTTTCAGGAAA gCAAAGAACAAAGCCATCCACTATTTGCATTACATAGAGCGGTATGAAGACCATACAA TATTCCATGACATCTCGTTGAGATATAAGAGGACACACATCAAGATGAAGAAACAGCCCAGAG GATACGGCCTGCACTGCCACAGGGCCATCATTACCATCTGCCGGCTCATTGGCATCAAGGACATGTATGCCAAGGTCTCTGGGTCCGtcaacatgctcaacctcacccgGGGCCTCTTCCATGGGCTCTCCCGCCAG GAAACCCACCAACAGCTGGCCGACAAGAAGGGTCTCCATGTGGTGGAATTCCGGGAGGAATGTGGCCCCCTGCCCATCCTGGTCGCCTCCCCCCGGGGGGCCTTGAGAAAGGATCCTGAGCCAGAAGAGGAGGTTCCCGACATCAGGCTGGACTGGGAAGAGGTGAAGGCTGCACAGGGAATGAAGCGCTCTATTTGGTCAGGTCTCAAGAGGGCCTCCACCTGA